One Deinococcus cellulosilyticus NBRC 106333 = KACC 11606 DNA segment encodes these proteins:
- the lptB gene encoding LPS export ABC transporter ATP-binding protein, producing the protein MTSSNLLELKASGLYKSYGKRTVVGGVDLNIKRGEIVALFGPNGAGKTTTFYMMVGFVRPNGGRITLKGEDITSLAMHHRAKKGLGYLPQEPSAFRKMTARDNLLAILEFQNLSRQDQENRADSLLEEFGLTKLANSFAYQLSGGERRRLEIARALTTDPDFILLDEPFTGVDPKSVAEIQRLVKELRERRGLGVFITDHAVRETMALCDRVYLMYDGQVRFQGTPEEFARDDSARRHYLGENFEL; encoded by the coding sequence ATGACTTCATCAAACCTTCTGGAACTTAAAGCCTCAGGGCTGTACAAATCATACGGAAAACGAACTGTGGTGGGTGGCGTCGACCTCAACATCAAGCGGGGCGAGATTGTTGCACTGTTTGGTCCCAACGGTGCGGGCAAGACCACCACTTTTTACATGATGGTGGGTTTTGTTCGCCCCAACGGTGGCCGGATCACCCTGAAAGGGGAGGACATCACCAGTCTGGCGATGCACCACCGGGCCAAAAAAGGGCTGGGCTACCTGCCCCAGGAACCCAGTGCATTTCGTAAAATGACCGCCAGAGACAATCTGCTCGCGATTCTGGAATTCCAGAATCTTTCCAGGCAGGATCAGGAGAACCGTGCAGATTCCTTGCTGGAGGAATTTGGTCTCACAAAACTGGCAAACTCCTTTGCGTATCAGCTTTCTGGGGGCGAGAGAAGGCGTCTGGAAATCGCCCGTGCACTGACCACAGACCCGGATTTCATCCTGTTGGACGAGCCTTTCACAGGTGTAGACCCCAAAAGTGTGGCCGAGATCCAGCGCCTGGTCAAAGAATTGCGTGAGCGTCGAGGGCTGGGGGTTTTCATCACGGACCACGCGGTGCGGGAAACCATGGCCCTCTGTGACCGGGTGTACCTGATGTACGATGGACAGGTGCGCTTCCAGGGAACCCCGGAAGAGTTTGCCCGCGATGACAGCGCCCGCAGGCACTACCTCGGTGAAAACTTCGAACTCTGA
- a CDS encoding c-type cytochrome: MNRFAVNITILTVLLVGGGIYAYNLGVRDGSAHSVEAGHDDKGLPSPEEARESGAEGTTVDHPENPTEDPGKEGDIEGNAEVDKPIDDAADNPTNDQAKPDTAPSETVGTQEDDPERQSPGSPAGGDVINNTGNNPESNGGNSAQASGNVDSGKEVFVSNNCAGCHGANAEGGFGPKLAGVVGKWSVAEFNTTLREGKTPEGKTLQPSMPHFAANQISDEKVADLHAFLSTLQ; encoded by the coding sequence ATGAACCGTTTTGCTGTGAACATCACCATTCTCACCGTGCTTCTGGTGGGGGGTGGAATTTACGCCTACAATCTGGGTGTGCGGGATGGCAGTGCCCACAGCGTGGAAGCTGGACACGATGACAAGGGCCTTCCCAGCCCGGAAGAGGCCAGAGAGTCCGGTGCAGAAGGAACCACCGTTGATCATCCTGAAAATCCCACAGAGGACCCGGGCAAGGAAGGGGACATTGAAGGCAACGCCGAAGTGGACAAGCCCATCGATGATGCTGCAGACAACCCCACCAACGATCAGGCCAAACCTGACACGGCACCTTCTGAAACTGTTGGCACACAGGAAGATGACCCTGAACGTCAGAGCCCTGGCAGCCCTGCTGGTGGAGACGTGATCAACAACACCGGCAACAACCCTGAGAGCAACGGTGGCAACTCTGCCCAGGCCAGCGGCAATGTCGACAGCGGCAAAGAAGTGTTTGTCAGCAACAACTGTGCTGGATGCCACGGTGCCAACGCTGAAGGAGGCTTTGGTCCCAAACTTGCTGGTGTGGTGGGCAAGTGGTCTGTTGCAGAATTCAACACCACCCTGCGCGAAGGCAAGACCCCGGAAGGCAAGACCCTGCAACCCTCCATGCCGCACTTTGCTGCCAACCAGATCAGTGACGAAAAGGTGGCAGACCTGCACGCTTTCCTCAGCACCCTGCAGTGA
- a CDS encoding TetR/AcrR family transcriptional regulator, with protein sequence MARTVNPKAEKQRRTHIVQAAYHAIYQRGYASVTLSDIAQQAGVAKGTLVYYFGSKEGLFKEVLQRFVRTITVATTRAVRQQGTTEDRLKVFVENQFYGLLNTKRFYTVYLDFLSASTKVYELRLLTQMLFDNTDMLKVGIARTPEQAKLMRAVLDGLAIQFLFDDQADLNQYREECMRAMQALLTLDPP encoded by the coding sequence ATGGCCAGAACCGTCAATCCAAAAGCAGAGAAACAGCGCCGCACCCACATTGTTCAGGCGGCTTACCACGCCATTTACCAGCGGGGGTATGCCAGTGTGACGCTCTCTGACATTGCCCAGCAGGCAGGGGTCGCCAAGGGAACACTGGTGTATTACTTTGGCAGCAAAGAAGGCCTCTTCAAAGAGGTGCTGCAGCGTTTCGTGCGCACCATCACGGTGGCCACCACCCGGGCAGTGCGGCAACAGGGCACCACCGAAGACCGCCTGAAGGTGTTTGTGGAAAACCAGTTCTATGGCCTCTTGAACACCAAGAGGTTTTACACGGTCTATCTGGATTTTCTGTCTGCAAGCACCAAAGTCTATGAATTGCGTCTTCTCACGCAGATGCTTTTTGACAACACCGACATGCTCAAGGTGGGGATCGCCCGGACCCCGGAACAGGCCAAACTGATGCGGGCTGTGCTTGATGGTCTGGCCATCCAGTTCCTGTTTGACGATCAGGCAGACCTGAACCAGTACCGGGAAGAATGCATGCGGGCCATGCAAGCCCTTTTGACCCTTGACCCGCCATGA
- a CDS encoding peptidylprolyl isomerase yields MKRHLITLTLAMAGFVFAQETAPTPPADAPAAPTAEIPADPNAVAATYGDQELTLAEFETEYQAYAGRLLNQQGMTASPENYAFFNPYREQILQDVVQQIVASNMAVEKGFAADPAVIDNQIQQIKAGFPDEAAYLQAIKDAGIRDEAFLRELIGRDIATQNWINNLTFQAEAEVPEAGLRILYLLDKNKFNRSAQACVKHILVQTPEIAATTKARLDAGEDFAKVAQEVSQDPGSAAQGGDLGCFSKGETVAEFDKASFEGPIGQLQQVTTQFGTHLLVVNKRNEAGLVPFEEAREQLATTIKQSAAYKVMQAHIAKVPVELNGEVVHVDTPAPAQAEDMDMGEDMDMGEEMDMGEEMDMPEDMGEEAPVDAPPAP; encoded by the coding sequence ATGAAAAGACATCTGATCACATTGACGCTGGCCATGGCAGGTTTTGTCTTCGCCCAGGAGACCGCTCCCACCCCACCCGCTGATGCTCCTGCTGCACCCACTGCAGAAATTCCCGCTGATCCCAACGCAGTGGCCGCCACTTACGGCGACCAGGAACTGACGCTGGCTGAATTTGAAACCGAATATCAGGCTTACGCTGGCCGCCTGCTCAACCAGCAGGGCATGACAGCTTCCCCTGAGAATTATGCCTTTTTCAACCCCTACCGCGAACAGATTCTGCAAGATGTGGTTCAGCAGATTGTGGCTTCCAACATGGCTGTGGAAAAGGGCTTTGCTGCAGATCCCGCTGTCATTGACAACCAGATCCAGCAAATCAAGGCAGGTTTCCCCGATGAGGCCGCTTACCTGCAGGCCATCAAAGATGCAGGCATCCGTGATGAGGCTTTCCTGCGCGAACTGATTGGCCGTGACATTGCCACCCAGAACTGGATCAACAACCTGACCTTCCAGGCAGAGGCGGAAGTGCCCGAGGCAGGCCTGCGCATCCTGTACCTCCTGGACAAAAACAAATTCAACCGTTCTGCACAGGCCTGTGTGAAGCACATTCTGGTGCAGACCCCTGAAATTGCAGCCACCACCAAGGCCCGTCTGGACGCTGGTGAAGACTTTGCAAAAGTGGCCCAGGAAGTATCCCAGGACCCGGGCAGCGCTGCACAGGGCGGCGACCTCGGCTGCTTCTCCAAAGGTGAAACCGTTGCCGAATTCGACAAGGCTTCCTTTGAAGGCCCCATTGGACAGTTGCAGCAGGTGACCACCCAGTTCGGCACCCACCTGCTGGTCGTGAACAAGCGCAATGAAGCAGGTCTGGTGCCCTTTGAAGAGGCCAGAGAGCAACTGGCCACCACCATCAAACAGAGTGCTGCCTACAAAGTCATGCAGGCCCACATTGCCAAAGTGCCGGTTGAACTGAACGGTGAAGTGGTCCACGTGGACACCCCTGCACCTGCACAGGCGGAAGACATGGACATGGGTGAAGACATGGACATGGGCGAAGAGATGGACATGGGCGAAGAGATGGACATGCCCGAAGACATGGGTGAGGAAGCCCCTGTAGACGCTCCCCCTGCTCCCTGA
- a CDS encoding lipid II:glycine glycyltransferase FemX: MSSLRLIEAPSRDHYDEVVATLPYTSPLQAWGFGEARKTLGQEAHRFLIQKQGKTVGAVQILRKPLVAGFSLLYVPRGPVFENPDDLLDLPKAIRSFARATDLSVKIEPPNPIPSTDPQEQEIPEQLGIWKRAKTEQPEHTIAVDLRLGEDELLKNLHQMARRNVKTAQKLGTVAGRDENFEDFWHIFESTNERAKLGQYPKSYYTTMLNAMQGRHSEAYIVLARHEGKALAGGFFVAVGKGTYYLYGGSIRDDRLTPEGEPYKDVKAPTAFYWNAMLDAKRRGYEFFDFWGIPARLSEDKHSFGVFKMKENFGGFKLWYPAYEIDLNPLAPVVRKMLQARKRRINIKMRGTAEDVL, encoded by the coding sequence GTGTCGAGTTTGCGATTGATTGAAGCGCCCTCCAGGGACCATTATGACGAGGTGGTGGCCACACTCCCCTACACCAGTCCTCTTCAGGCATGGGGGTTCGGGGAAGCCCGCAAAACCCTCGGGCAGGAAGCCCACCGTTTCCTGATCCAGAAACAGGGCAAAACGGTTGGGGCTGTTCAGATCCTCCGAAAACCCCTGGTGGCGGGTTTCAGCCTGCTGTATGTTCCCAGGGGACCTGTCTTCGAGAATCCCGATGACCTGCTGGATCTCCCAAAGGCCATTCGCAGCTTTGCCAGAGCCACCGATCTCAGTGTCAAAATTGAGCCCCCCAACCCCATTCCCAGCACCGATCCACAGGAACAGGAAATTCCTGAACAGCTGGGAATCTGGAAGCGGGCCAAAACAGAACAACCCGAACACACCATCGCCGTGGATCTGCGCCTCGGTGAAGACGAACTGCTGAAAAACCTCCACCAGATGGCCCGCAGAAACGTCAAAACCGCCCAGAAACTGGGAACGGTGGCAGGCCGGGATGAAAATTTTGAGGACTTCTGGCATATCTTTGAATCCACCAACGAACGGGCAAAGCTCGGGCAGTATCCCAAAAGCTATTACACCACCATGCTGAATGCCATGCAGGGCAGGCACAGCGAAGCCTACATCGTGCTGGCCCGCCATGAAGGAAAAGCCCTCGCAGGAGGATTTTTTGTGGCGGTGGGAAAAGGCACATATTACCTGTATGGTGGCTCCATCCGGGATGACCGCCTGACCCCTGAAGGTGAACCTTATAAAGACGTGAAAGCCCCAACAGCTTTCTACTGGAATGCCATGCTGGACGCCAAACGCAGAGGCTATGAATTTTTTGATTTCTGGGGGATTCCAGCCAGACTCTCTGAAGACAAGCACTCTTTTGGGGTCTTCAAGATGAAAGAGAACTTCGGGGGCTTCAAACTGTGGTACCCGGCGTACGAAATCGACCTGAACCCTCTGGCCCCAGTGGTTCGCAAAATGCTGCAGGCCAGAAAGCGCCGCATCAACATCAAGATGCGTGGAACGGCTGAGGACGTCCTTTAA
- a CDS encoding amidohydrolase family protein, with product MQLKLYTCDVLYSGMGTPRNNGAIVVSEELIVATGTPDELKQMYPQAVFAGHHRVIAPEPANAHTHLDLSAMPYTEKPYTEWIGEVIAFSRTGKRNLESALQGLTQTARKVGDIVTEENVMEALLQHESAQGIAYWEVIGVNPEHADPIFQATVERLRRWRKLERPGGMKVGLSPHTPHTVSGKLLKMLCEFADAEGFPMQIHVAEHPSELEFHTSGTGDLARAVEGWSGQKTTDILGHANGPTIVEHLHLLGVLKTRPTLIHVVNVHESDIRLIAEAGCPVVTCPRSNQALDCGVFNWPAFAQHGVEIGMGTDSTGSGKTLNILDEIQFASTLYGEEVPLRSLVRAAVKGNYRVLGLNVPFLRRGEPVSNLQFWSF from the coding sequence GTGCAGCTCAAACTGTACACCTGCGATGTGCTGTATTCCGGAATGGGAACCCCCAGAAACAATGGGGCCATTGTGGTCTCTGAAGAACTCATTGTGGCCACGGGCACACCAGATGAATTGAAACAGATGTACCCGCAGGCCGTTTTTGCAGGGCACCACAGAGTGATCGCTCCAGAGCCTGCCAACGCGCACACCCATCTGGACCTCAGTGCCATGCCCTACACCGAAAAGCCCTACACCGAATGGATTGGTGAGGTGATTGCCTTTTCCCGCACAGGCAAGCGCAATCTGGAATCGGCTTTACAGGGTTTGACCCAGACGGCCCGCAAGGTGGGAGACATCGTCACCGAAGAGAACGTGATGGAAGCGTTGTTGCAACACGAATCTGCTCAGGGGATCGCCTACTGGGAGGTCATCGGGGTGAATCCTGAGCATGCAGACCCCATCTTTCAGGCCACGGTGGAACGTTTGCGAAGGTGGCGCAAGCTGGAACGTCCAGGGGGCATGAAAGTCGGGCTCAGTCCGCACACCCCCCACACGGTCTCTGGAAAACTGCTCAAAATGCTCTGTGAATTTGCAGATGCCGAGGGCTTTCCCATGCAGATCCATGTGGCAGAACACCCGAGTGAACTGGAGTTCCACACCTCCGGCACCGGAGATCTGGCCCGTGCCGTGGAAGGCTGGTCAGGACAGAAGACCACAGACATTCTGGGCCACGCCAATGGACCCACCATTGTGGAGCACCTGCATCTGCTGGGTGTGCTGAAAACCCGTCCCACCCTCATTCATGTGGTCAACGTTCATGAATCGGACATCCGCCTGATTGCCGAAGCAGGCTGTCCGGTGGTGACCTGTCCCAGAAGCAACCAGGCACTGGACTGTGGTGTGTTCAACTGGCCTGCTTTTGCCCAACATGGGGTTGAAATTGGCATGGGCACAGACAGCACAGGCAGTGGCAAAACCCTGAACATTCTGGATGAGATTCAGTTTGCCAGCACCCTGTACGGAGAGGAGGTGCCCCTGCGCTCTCTGGTCCGTGCTGCCGTCAAAGGCAATTACCGGGTGCTGGGCCTGAACGTGCCGTTTCTGAGGCGCGGCGAACCGGTCAGTAACCTGCAGTTCTGGTCATTTTGA
- a CDS encoding aminopeptidase, whose translation MLTFEQKLRNYAEIAVKIGIGLKEGQRLLVLSPVETAPLARLVVEEAYKAGARLVDVLWSDDAVQLARFQHSRIDNFDEVSNLNLSVQMEYASKGDPVLSIRATDPNLLKGQDPEKVSKYNLAFSKSRKPYLELVQVNAFSWTLISAPIPSWAASVFPDVPAEEQQDKLWDAIFAATRADLENGLQAWQEHIVALDHRAKTLNGKNYSALHFKSTATDLTVGLPEGHFWESAQNPNRAGDPFCANIPTEEVFTLPHREKVDGVVRSTKPLTYMGQLMDGFEITFKDGQVVDFKAEQGEDALRKLLATDEGATRLGEVALVPTSSPINRSGIFFYNTLYDENAVCHIALGSAYRHNMHGGVDLSTEEFKARGGNESLIHVDFMIGSDDMDVDGLLPDGTREPVMRQGEFVI comes from the coding sequence ATGTTAACTTTCGAGCAAAAACTGCGCAATTACGCCGAAATTGCCGTGAAAATCGGCATCGGTCTCAAAGAAGGCCAGCGACTGCTGGTGCTGAGCCCCGTGGAAACCGCCCCTCTGGCCCGACTGGTGGTGGAAGAGGCCTACAAAGCTGGAGCCCGACTGGTGGATGTGCTGTGGAGCGACGATGCAGTGCAGCTCGCCCGTTTTCAGCATTCCAGAATCGACAACTTTGACGAGGTGTCGAACCTCAACCTGAGCGTCCAGATGGAATACGCCAGCAAAGGTGATCCCGTGCTTTCCATCCGCGCCACCGACCCCAACCTGCTCAAAGGCCAGGACCCCGAGAAGGTCAGCAAGTACAATCTGGCCTTCAGCAAGTCTCGCAAGCCCTACCTGGAACTGGTGCAGGTCAATGCTTTCAGCTGGACCCTGATCAGCGCACCGATCCCCAGCTGGGCCGCCTCTGTGTTCCCCGATGTGCCTGCCGAAGAGCAACAGGACAAACTGTGGGATGCAATTTTTGCTGCCACCCGCGCCGACCTGGAAAACGGCCTGCAAGCCTGGCAGGAGCACATTGTGGCTCTGGACCACCGTGCAAAAACCCTCAATGGCAAAAACTACAGTGCCCTGCACTTCAAGAGCACAGCCACTGACCTCACCGTGGGACTGCCGGAGGGCCACTTCTGGGAGAGCGCCCAGAACCCCAACCGCGCAGGTGACCCGTTCTGCGCCAACATCCCCACCGAGGAAGTCTTCACCCTGCCTCACCGCGAAAAAGTGGATGGCGTGGTTCGCAGCACCAAACCGCTCACCTACATGGGACAGCTGATGGACGGCTTTGAAATCACCTTCAAAGACGGTCAGGTTGTGGACTTCAAAGCAGAACAGGGCGAAGATGCCCTGCGCAAACTGCTTGCCACCGATGAGGGAGCCACCCGCCTCGGTGAAGTGGCCCTGGTGCCCACCTCAAGCCCCATCAACCGCTCTGGCATTTTCTTCTACAACACCCTGTACGATGAAAACGCCGTGTGTCACATCGCTCTGGGCAGCGCATACCGCCACAACATGCATGGAGGCGTGGACCTCTCCACCGAGGAATTCAAAGCCCGGGGCGGCAACGAAAGCCTGATCCACGTGGATTTCATGATCGGCAGCGACGACATGGATGTGGACGGTCTCCTGCCTGACGGCACCCGTGAACCGGTGATGCGTCAGGGCGAATTTGTGATCTGA
- the folK gene encoding 2-amino-4-hydroxy-6-hydroxymethyldihydropteridine diphosphokinase, producing MSLALIALGGNLGDVVSSFQFALDWLDELGTIQGKSSLYRTIPVGVVDAQEDYLNAVVSLETTLVPEELLEELLNIEHARGRERFIKNGARTLDLDLLAYDDLVLNTERLTLPHPRMWERAFVLKPLGDILPDWVHPLKGQKVWEAVSGLDLEGVELEAEVW from the coding sequence ATGAGTCTGGCCCTGATTGCCCTGGGCGGCAACCTTGGAGATGTGGTCTCCAGTTTCCAGTTCGCACTGGACTGGCTGGATGAACTGGGCACCATTCAGGGCAAGTCCAGCCTGTACCGCACCATCCCTGTGGGGGTCGTGGATGCACAGGAAGACTACCTGAACGCCGTGGTCTCTCTGGAAACCACCCTTGTCCCTGAAGAACTGCTGGAAGAACTTCTCAACATCGAGCATGCCCGTGGCCGGGAACGTTTCATCAAAAATGGTGCAAGGACCCTGGACCTGGACCTGCTGGCCTATGACGACTTGGTGTTGAACACCGAACGCCTGACCCTTCCGCATCCCCGAATGTGGGAGCGTGCCTTTGTGCTGAAACCCCTCGGAGACATCCTGCCAGACTGGGTGCACCCACTCAAAGGTCAGAAGGTGTGGGAGGCCGTTTCAGGGCTGGATCTCGAAGGAGTCGAACTCGAAGCTGAAGTCTGGTAA
- the folB gene encoding dihydroneopterin aldolase produces MQYSQAARTAFQHAREEAHALGHDEVLMEHLLLGLLREAYPFQTQITEHGFTPEVLRKRLKRLFPPTTRRDQKSISMSSGVGEVMETAAIVAKQFGQSEILPEHLLISALEALHNRPIFDGLNDEALRAAIRYHYSAEKVPPTLANQPLGKVVLSGLEFHGRHGVFQEETRLGARFVVDAELFFDFAGIPDDVESTIDYSKVYLTVQDEVTAKRYYLIEVLANTIADRLMMEHPRLQRLLIRVHKPHAPLPGVFRDVYAEVERVR; encoded by the coding sequence ATGCAGTATTCCCAAGCCGCCCGAACTGCTTTCCAGCATGCCCGTGAAGAAGCCCATGCCCTCGGGCATGATGAAGTCCTGATGGAACACCTTCTGCTGGGCCTGTTGCGGGAAGCTTACCCTTTTCAGACGCAGATCACTGAACATGGATTCACACCGGAAGTCCTCCGAAAGCGCCTGAAACGTCTGTTTCCTCCGACCACCCGCAGGGACCAGAAATCCATCAGCATGTCCAGCGGGGTGGGGGAGGTCATGGAAACGGCAGCCATTGTGGCAAAGCAATTCGGTCAGAGTGAGATCCTGCCCGAGCACCTGTTGATCAGTGCCCTGGAAGCGTTGCACAACCGTCCCATTTTTGATGGCCTCAACGATGAGGCGCTCCGTGCAGCCATCCGCTACCATTACTCTGCTGAAAAAGTGCCCCCGACGCTTGCCAACCAGCCTCTGGGCAAAGTGGTGCTCTCTGGTCTGGAGTTTCACGGCAGGCATGGGGTGTTTCAGGAGGAAACACGCCTCGGGGCGCGTTTTGTGGTGGATGCAGAGCTGTTTTTTGACTTCGCAGGCATTCCCGATGATGTGGAATCCACCATCGATTATTCAAAGGTGTACCTCACGGTGCAGGACGAGGTGACCGCCAAACGCTATTACCTCATAGAGGTGCTGGCCAACACCATCGCAGACCGCCTGATGATGGAACACCCCCGACTGCAGAGGCTGTTGATCCGTGTGCACAAACCCCATGCGCCCCTCCCAGGGGTGTTCAGGGATGTGTATGCAGAAGTGGAGCGTGTGAGATGA
- a CDS encoding DUF4384 domain-containing protein: MKRHTLVLGALAATALTTALAAPLVSPQRIIVNPVPTELKVDTWVNKTGTDPDYRPGEQIKLYVKVTQDAYIYLFNVGPDGTVDMVLPNKYAGGGNFVKANTTKVFPDTNDQFTFDIAAPYGRNKVLALASKTQLDLNTLARFEDQQSGFASVNASGQKQLAQKLSIIVKPIPQDKWITDTAFYDVVR, from the coding sequence ATGAAAAGACACACACTTGTTTTAGGCGCTCTTGCCGCAACCGCACTTACCACCGCACTTGCAGCCCCCCTGGTCAGTCCCCAGCGAATCATTGTCAACCCCGTTCCCACTGAACTCAAAGTCGACACCTGGGTCAACAAGACCGGAACCGATCCGGACTACCGTCCCGGCGAACAGATCAAACTGTACGTCAAAGTCACCCAGGACGCCTACATCTACCTGTTCAACGTGGGCCCAGACGGCACCGTGGACATGGTTCTCCCCAACAAGTACGCTGGCGGTGGCAACTTCGTGAAGGCCAACACCACCAAGGTCTTCCCTGACACCAACGACCAGTTCACCTTCGACATCGCTGCCCCTTATGGCCGCAACAAGGTTCTGGCCCTGGCCAGCAAGACCCAACTGGACCTGAACACCCTGGCCCGCTTTGAGGACCAGCAGAGTGGCTTCGCCAGTGTGAACGCCAGCGGTCAGAAGCAACTGGCCCAGAAGCTCTCCATCATCGTGAAACCCATCCCTCAGGACAAGTGGATCACCGACACCGCCTTCTACGACGTGGTTCGATAA
- the folP gene encoding dihydropteroate synthase, with protein MNTFHLDFGIEVPGSVPFQNRQRVNWTGTAVMGILNVTPDSFSDGGQHYHLQDALEQAASMVQAGALVLDIGGESTRPGADPVDAQEELRRVLPLIEAVQDLKVLISIDTMKPVVARAALKAGAHIVNDVTGLRNPEMVRVCIEAGAPAIIMHMQGEPRTMQQHPTYQDVTREVKEFLFQQAEMALQSGVPSVMLDPGIGFGKTLEHNLRLIRDLPELTAHPVLLGVSRKKMIDRLANVPDAKGRDPGSIAVHLFGAGVGVAMVRVHDVPAHVQALKVWSALRSV; from the coding sequence GTGAACACCTTTCACCTTGATTTCGGAATTGAGGTTCCAGGCAGTGTGCCCTTTCAAAACAGGCAGCGTGTGAACTGGACGGGAACTGCAGTGATGGGCATCCTGAATGTCACTCCAGACAGTTTCAGTGACGGAGGACAGCATTACCACCTGCAAGATGCACTGGAACAGGCTGCAAGCATGGTGCAGGCAGGAGCCCTGGTGCTGGACATTGGTGGGGAATCCACCCGTCCTGGCGCAGATCCTGTGGATGCACAGGAGGAACTCCGCAGGGTGCTTCCCCTGATTGAGGCCGTGCAGGACCTGAAGGTGCTCATCAGCATCGACACCATGAAACCTGTGGTGGCCCGTGCTGCTCTGAAAGCAGGAGCGCACATCGTCAATGATGTCACAGGCCTGCGAAATCCTGAGATGGTCCGGGTGTGCATTGAAGCAGGGGCTCCGGCCATCATCATGCACATGCAGGGCGAACCTCGCACCATGCAGCAACATCCCACCTATCAGGATGTGACCCGCGAGGTAAAAGAATTCCTGTTCCAGCAAGCAGAAATGGCCCTGCAGTCAGGTGTGCCTTCAGTGATGCTGGACCCCGGAATCGGTTTTGGCAAGACCCTGGAGCACAACCTGAGGTTGATCCGGGATCTCCCTGAGTTGACAGCCCACCCGGTGCTGCTCGGGGTTTCCAGAAAGAAGATGATTGATCGTCTGGCGAACGTTCCAGACGCAAAAGGCCGTGATCCTGGCAGCATTGCAGTGCATCTTTTTGGGGCAGGTGTGGGCGTTGCAATGGTGCGGGTGCATGATGTTCCCGCCCATGTTCAGGCCCTGAAAGTCTGGTCTGCGCTCAGAAGCGTTTAG
- a CDS encoding GNAT family N-acetyltransferase encodes MIGEVSMIQEWNAEQIRQHRRDFALLLRDAVEGGSSIGFVVPLPEAEVQEYWRSVEEAVASGHKRLLVALDEGRVVGTVQLNLETRTNGNHRAEVAKLIVLTTHRRRGLGKALLDTVEALARKLGRSTLFLDTVLGDQAERLYRFAGYSFVGSIPAYARNIHGVLEANAIYYKLLS; translated from the coding sequence ATGATCGGAGAAGTCAGCATGATTCAGGAATGGAACGCAGAACAGATTCGCCAGCACCGCCGGGATTTTGCCCTCCTGCTCAGAGACGCTGTAGAAGGGGGGAGTTCCATCGGCTTCGTGGTGCCCCTCCCGGAAGCCGAAGTGCAGGAATACTGGAGGTCTGTTGAAGAAGCAGTGGCCTCAGGCCACAAACGGCTTCTGGTGGCCCTCGATGAAGGCCGGGTGGTGGGCACCGTGCAACTCAACCTGGAAACCCGCACCAACGGAAACCACCGTGCCGAGGTCGCCAAGCTCATCGTGCTGACCACCCACAGACGCCGGGGCCTCGGGAAAGCTCTGCTGGACACTGTGGAAGCCCTTGCCCGGAAACTGGGCCGCTCCACCCTCTTTCTGGACACTGTGCTCGGAGACCAGGCCGAAAGGCTGTACCGTTTCGCAGGATACAGCTTTGTGGGCTCCATTCCTGCCTATGCCAGAAACATTCACGGGGTGCTGGAAGCCAACGCCATCTACTACAAGCTGCTGTCCTGA
- a CDS encoding GNAT family N-acetyltransferase, whose product MVQIRNATPSDLKDIVDIYNSTVASRQVTADLEPVSVESRRNWFAAHTPEQYPLWVVQDNSRIAGWLSFSPFYGRPAYRHTAEVSIYLHPEYRRQGLGRVLLTEAIHHAPTLEFHTLLAFIFSHNTPSLNLFRSLGFEIHGELPNIAVLDDQERSLTLMGKRIQTPPAHNHTTEEPDSRSIVL is encoded by the coding sequence ATGGTGCAGATTCGTAACGCCACACCCAGCGACCTGAAAGACATTGTGGACATCTACAACTCCACAGTGGCATCCAGACAGGTCACCGCAGACCTGGAACCGGTCAGTGTAGAAAGCCGCCGGAACTGGTTTGCAGCCCACACCCCCGAACAGTACCCCCTGTGGGTCGTGCAGGACAACAGCAGAATCGCAGGCTGGCTGAGTTTTTCCCCTTTTTATGGTCGCCCTGCCTACAGGCACACAGCAGAAGTCAGCATCTACCTGCACCCCGAATACCGCAGGCAGGGACTCGGCAGGGTTCTGCTCACCGAAGCGATCCACCACGCACCCACCCTGGAGTTTCACACCTTGCTGGCTTTCATTTTCAGCCACAACACCCCCAGCCTGAACCTTTTCAGGAGCCTGGGTTTCGAAATTCACGGGGAACTCCCCAACATTGCCGTTCTGGATGATCAGGAACGCAGCCTGACCCTGATGGGAAAACGCATCCAGACCCCACCTGCCCACAACCACACAACAGAAGAACCTGATTCCAGAAGCATTGTGCTCTGA